TCAGCCTCGCCGCCCACAGCTCCCCGCGCTTCATGACCCGCCTTGCCGACTCGATCGCGGACTTCCTGACCGGCTGCCTCACCTACCGGCAGACCACCGCCACAGGCGGCCACCCCCGCGACCTCACGCACTACCTGCGCACCCGCCGAACCACCATCGCCCAGCGCATCGACCACCTCCTCACCGAACTGAGCCTGTGCATCGAACTCGACGACACCGTCCTCACCCACCCGCTGATGGACCGGCTCCTGTTCCTGGATGTAGAGCGCACCATCCTCGTGCAGGACATCCTCTCGGCCCCCCGGGAACTGGCCGACGGAGAAACGGAGAACGTCCTCGCCGTCCTCGCCGCCGAGCACCGGTGCACTCCGGCCGAGGCTCTCCCCGACGCCCTGCGCCTGTACGAGCAGGCCATGGACGCCTACGACCACACCCACAGTCACCTCCTGCACACGGATCTCAGCCGTCAACCGCACCTACGCGCCTACCTGACGGCCCTGAACGACTTCAACACCGGCCTGATCGAATGGACCACAAACTCAGTCCGCTACACCCGCTCACCAATCGCCCACTGGACCATCCCGGATGAGATCGTCCACCCCGGCAACAACTCGCCCGGCACCCGAAACCTCCCGGCCCCGACGCCGTCACCGCAGCAGAACAACTGATCAGAGGGGCCCGGGCCGGCAGCGCGCGGACTGCAGGACCGTACCCTCAGGGGATCGTTCCGTCATGCGAGTGGAGACGCTTGAAGACGTCCTCCTGCCGGGTCTGAACCTCAAGGTGCGGCAGCTCATGACCGTCGATGGCAACTTGGTGGTCGACACGGCGGGATGCGGGCAGCCGGGCAGGTGTCCGCAGTGCGCGCATCCTGCCACGCGGGTTCACAGCCGATATTGGCGTCACGTATCCGAGTTACCTGTCGCCGGACGGGGGTTGATCGTCCGTCTGCACGTGCGGCGGTTCTTCTGTGATCAGCCCCAGTGCCAGCGCCGGACGTTCGTGGAACAGGTGGCGGGCCTGACCGAGCCACGCCGCCGTTCCTCACCGGCGGCACGGTCGGCGATGCGGGCCGTCGCGATGGAACTCGGCGGGCGCCCGGGCCAGCGTATGTGCGCGAAGCTGCGACTCCACGGCCGGCGGACCGCACTGCTACGGCAACTGCTCGCCCCGCCCGTGCCGGCCCGGGCACCGCGGATTCTGGGCATCGACGAGTTCGCGTTCCGCAAAGGGCGGACCTTCGGCACCGTCCTCGTCGACGTCGAGACCTCCAGGCCCGTTGACGTCCTG
This genomic window from Streptomyces sp. DG2A-72 contains:
- a CDS encoding ISL3 family transposase, which gives rise to MTVDGNLVVDTAGCGQPGRCPQCAHPATRVHSRYWRHVSELPVAGRGLIVRLHVRRFFCDQPQCQRRTFVEQVAGLTEPRRRSSPAARSAMRAVAMELGGRPGQRMCAKLRLHGRRTALLRQLLAPPVPARAPRILGIDEFAFRKGRTFGTVLVDVETSRPVDVLPDRETDSVATWLHEHPGAEIVCRDRLMAFTKAIRQAAPDALEVADRWQCAMRRLCAVRRGESKEVQDLLASLSQQAGGS